In one window of Microbacterium dextranolyticum DNA:
- the resB gene encoding cytochrome c biogenesis protein ResB: MRVSIRSEQAPQLPADHVDRPVEERTNPRLSVSGWARWAWRQLTSMRTALVLLLLLAVAAIPGSLIPQRSSDPNGVIQFDKTNPGWMWAVDLLQLHDVFGSVWFSAIYLLLFASLIGCVIPRIRHHLTALLAPPPATPRNLSRLPAHTRRVLPDTPPGAVLDAAEKALRRQRYRTRRVRGDDGRDSVAAERGYLRETGNLLFHVALLAVLVVVGVGGGFRFTGQRVLVEGQTFASTRIAYDSFTAGRFITDTQIPAFSLTLDRFRVDYVLDNVNALGMPKTFDAQVTTTTGGTRQASSIRVNEPLPVAGTDIYLLGNGYAPTLTVRNPAGKIVFRDTVPFLPQDANLTSLGIVKVPDGLAEQVGLVGMLYPTRATTASGAFASSYPDLLDPVVTFNVYVGDLGLNTGVPVSVYALDTSTLTQIAGRGTPTPALQLVPGTPVPLPDELGTIELGPIPRFASLEIAADPTQTPTLIAAVVAMAGLALSLFVPRRRLWVRATTGRDGGTVLEVAGLARGDDPRLQPTVDTLATRLTPSPAPLRGGSDDPVP, encoded by the coding sequence ATGCGCGTGTCGATCCGCAGTGAGCAGGCCCCGCAGCTGCCCGCCGATCACGTCGACCGGCCGGTGGAGGAGCGCACGAATCCGCGCCTGAGCGTGTCGGGGTGGGCGCGGTGGGCGTGGCGGCAGCTGACCAGCATGCGCACCGCCCTGGTGTTGTTGCTGCTGCTCGCGGTGGCCGCGATCCCCGGGTCGTTGATCCCGCAACGCTCCTCCGACCCGAACGGGGTGATCCAGTTCGACAAGACCAACCCGGGCTGGATGTGGGCGGTGGACCTGCTGCAGCTGCACGACGTGTTCGGGTCGGTGTGGTTCTCCGCGATCTACCTGCTGTTGTTCGCGTCGCTGATCGGCTGCGTCATCCCCCGCATCCGCCACCACCTGACCGCGCTGCTCGCCCCGCCCCCGGCCACCCCCCGCAACCTGTCCCGCCTGCCCGCCCACACCCGCCGCGTCCTCCCCGACACGCCCCCCGGTGCGGTCTTGGACGCGGCCGAGAAGGCGCTGCGTCGGCAGCGGTACCGCACCCGCCGGGTCCGCGGCGACGACGGACGGGACTCGGTCGCAGCCGAGCGCGGCTACCTGCGGGAGACCGGGAACCTGCTGTTCCACGTGGCGCTGCTGGCGGTGCTGGTCGTGGTCGGCGTCGGCGGCGGGTTCCGGTTCACCGGGCAGCGGGTGCTGGTGGAGGGGCAGACGTTCGCGTCCACCCGGATCGCGTACGACTCGTTCACCGCCGGCCGGTTCATCACTGACACGCAGATCCCGGCGTTCTCCCTCACCCTGGACCGGTTCCGCGTCGACTACGTCCTGGACAACGTCAACGCGCTCGGCATGCCGAAGACGTTCGACGCGCAGGTCACGACCACCACTGGTGGCACCCGGCAGGCCTCCAGCATCCGGGTCAACGAGCCGCTGCCGGTGGCTGGCACCGACATCTATCTGCTCGGCAACGGGTACGCCCCCACCCTCACCGTCCGAAACCCGGCCGGGAAGATCGTGTTCCGTGACACGGTCCCGTTCCTGCCGCAGGACGCGAATTTGACCAGCTTGGGCATCGTGAAGGTTCCCGACGGGCTGGCCGAGCAGGTCGGCCTGGTCGGGATGCTGTACCCCACCCGCGCGACCACCGCCTCTGGGGCGTTCGCGTCCAGCTACCCGGACCTGCTGGACCCGGTCGTCACCTTCAACGTGTACGTCGGCGACCTGGGCCTGAACACCGGGGTCCCGGTGTCGGTGTACGCACTGGACACCAGCACCCTCACCCAGATCGCCGGGCGGGGCACCCCCACCCCCGCCCTGCAGTTGGTCCCCGGCACCCCGGTTCCGCTGCCGGACGAGCTGGGCACGATCGAGCTCGGCCCGATCCCCCGATTCGCGTCGCTGGAGATCGCCGCCGACCCCACCCAAACCCCCACTCTGATCGCCGCGGTCGTCGCGATGGCCGGGTTGGCCCTGTCCCTGTTCGTGCCCCGCCGCCGCCTTTGGGTCCGCGCAACCACCGGCCGGGACGGCGGCACGGTGCTTGAGGTCGCCGGGCTCGCCCGCGGCGACGACCCCCGCCTGCAACCCACCGTCGACACCCTCGCCACCCGCCTCACCCCTTCCCCCGCACCCCTTCGAGGAGGCTCTGATGACCCCGTTCCTTGA
- the ccsB gene encoding c-type cytochrome biogenesis protein CcsB has translation MTPFLDALSLLLVYSAIAIYAAAFVAYTLHLARRASTPAVPVTVRVPVTAGATSTTDPDLAGTPTAPAPDTAPGAAAAPGGGRGAGKAARVGFVLTVLGWVFHLAGVVLRGVAADRVPWANMFEFSLTGTALIIATFLAVSLRVRLAYLGSAVLGLTVLLLGVATVSFYVPVVPLMPALQSGWLVIHVLVALLATAFFGLAFLVSLTYLLTTRRRGLPSRLTRLRDSLPGPEDLDRLAYRLTIVGFILWTFTLIAGAIWAGRAWGRFWGWDVKEVWTFIIWVLYAGYLHATATRGWAGTRAAWLCIVGFAAVLFNFGVVNVFFTGLHSYSGL, from the coding sequence ATGACCCCGTTCCTTGACGCCCTGTCCCTGCTGCTGGTGTACTCGGCGATCGCGATCTACGCCGCCGCATTCGTCGCCTACACCCTTCACCTCGCCCGCCGCGCCAGCACCCCTGCCGTCCCGGTCACCGTCCGGGTGCCGGTCACCGCCGGCGCCACCAGCACCACCGACCCGGACCTGGCAGGCACACCCACCGCCCCCGCCCCCGACACCGCACCCGGTGCCGCCGCTGCCCCGGGGGGCGGACGGGGGGCGGGGAAGGCGGCGCGGGTCGGGTTCGTGTTGACCGTGCTGGGCTGGGTGTTCCATCTTGCCGGGGTGGTGCTGCGCGGGGTCGCCGCGGACCGGGTGCCGTGGGCGAACATGTTCGAGTTCTCCCTCACCGGCACCGCCCTGATCATCGCCACCTTCCTGGCCGTGTCGCTGCGGGTGCGGCTGGCGTACCTGGGCAGCGCCGTGCTCGGGCTGACCGTGCTGCTGCTCGGCGTCGCGACGGTCAGCTTCTACGTCCCCGTCGTCCCCCTGATGCCCGCCCTGCAGTCCGGGTGGCTGGTCATCCACGTGCTGGTCGCGCTGCTGGCGACCGCGTTCTTCGGGCTCGCGTTCCTCGTCTCCCTCACCTACCTGCTCACCACCCGCCGCCGCGGCCTCCCCTCCCGGCTCACCCGGCTGCGGGACAGTCTGCCCGGGCCGGAGGATCTGGACCGACTCGCATACCGGCTGACGATCGTCGGGTTCATCCTGTGGACCTTCACCCTGATCGCCGGGGCGATCTGGGCCGGCCGCGCCTGGGGCAGGTTCTGGGGGTGGGACGTGAAAGAGGTGTGGACGTTCATCATCTGGGTGCTCTACGCCGGATACCTGCACGCCACCGCCACCCGCGGCTGGGCCGGCACCCGCGCCGCCTGGCTGTGCATCGTCGGCTTCGCCGCCGTGCTGTTCAACTTCGGCGTCGTCAACGTCTTCTTCACCGGGCTGCACTCCTACTCCGGACTGTGA